Proteins from a genomic interval of Rickettsia sp. Oklahoma-10:
- the hisS gene encoding histidine--tRNA ligase — translation MLDKFQSLRGMKDLLPDDYKVHDYIINKARDVGVLYGYRQMSIPILEYTKVFNRSMGESSDVISKEIYSFVDKSNESVALRPEFTAGIIRSCISNGLQHKLPLKLFSTGPIFRYDRPQAGRQRQFHQINYEYIGAKGAITDAETLKLAVDILKVLEIDQDTTLELNSLGCSESRSVYQKKLLEYLNDFKNQLSEESRVRLIKNPMRILDSKSEIDQKIIAVAPILSEYYTDESKEYFEELIKYLDILGVKYRINPHLVRGLDYYCHTVFEFTTSKLGTQSTILAGGRYDGLAKIMGNNDDMPAIGFAAGIERIALMREYNISSTNLVVVLPIGKNNICYALAIVNKLRTKNIATIIEPTGKIAKRMQRALDKNARFIIFIGDEEQAKNNLKLKDLEKQEEYILGFTNVLELLKKY, via the coding sequence ATGTTAGACAAATTCCAGTCACTTCGTGGAATGAAAGATCTTTTGCCAGATGATTATAAAGTTCATGACTATATAATTAATAAAGCAAGAGATGTTGGAGTATTATACGGCTATAGACAAATGAGTATTCCTATCCTGGAGTATACTAAAGTCTTCAATCGTTCAATGGGCGAAAGCTCTGACGTAATTAGTAAAGAAATCTACAGTTTTGTAGATAAAAGCAATGAATCTGTAGCACTTAGACCTGAGTTCACAGCTGGTATTATAAGAAGTTGTATCTCAAACGGCTTACAACATAAATTACCCTTAAAGTTATTCTCGACTGGTCCTATTTTCCGCTATGATAGACCGCAAGCAGGGCGTCAAAGACAATTCCACCAAATAAATTACGAATATATTGGAGCTAAAGGAGCAATTACCGATGCCGAGACTTTAAAGTTAGCGGTAGACATACTTAAAGTACTAGAAATAGATCAAGATACTACCTTAGAGCTTAACTCTCTTGGATGTAGTGAATCAAGAAGCGTTTATCAAAAAAAATTGTTGGAATATCTCAATGATTTTAAAAATCAGTTGTCAGAAGAAAGTAGAGTAAGGCTGATCAAAAATCCAATGCGGATTCTTGATTCTAAAAGTGAAATTGATCAAAAAATAATAGCTGTTGCTCCAATCTTATCTGAATATTATACCGATGAATCCAAAGAATATTTTGAGGAGTTAATAAAGTATCTTGATATTTTAGGTGTGAAATATAGAATAAATCCACATTTAGTTAGAGGGCTTGATTATTACTGTCATACTGTGTTTGAATTTACGACTTCAAAACTTGGAACGCAATCTACTATTCTGGCTGGTGGACGTTATGACGGGCTTGCTAAAATCATGGGTAATAACGATGATATGCCGGCTATCGGTTTTGCTGCCGGTATTGAGCGAATTGCTTTAATGCGAGAATATAATATATCTTCAACAAATTTAGTAGTTGTATTACCTATAGGCAAAAATAATATTTGTTATGCTCTAGCAATTGTCAATAAATTACGAACAAAAAATATTGCGACTATTATAGAACCCACTGGTAAAATAGCTAAAAGAATGCAGCGTGCTTTAGATAAAAATGCTAGGTTTATTATTTTTATAGGTGATGAAGAGCAAGCAAAGAATAATCTCAAACTTAAAGATTTAGAAAAGCAAGAAGAATATATACTTGGTTTTACAAATGTTCTTGAGTTATTGAAGAAGTATTAA
- the tolQ gene encoding protein TolQ — protein MSTDINSISESLEIVTQDHLSIFSLISSSDIIGKSVMLILLVVSIWSWAIILDKIFKLMQVQQSMRAFENVFWSGGVLEQLYESIKRSVNNPLALIFVSAMNECKSLNSKGLSDALKNNHKERITGAMYLAQNREIEKLEKNLSFLATVGSSSPFIGLFGTVWGIMHGFQSIATSKNTSLAVVAPGIAEALLATAIGLFTAIPAVIFYNYLISRITLINNKIEDFISELNSILSKAIDQEKI, from the coding sequence ATGAGTACGGATATTAATAGTATTAGTGAAAGTTTAGAAATCGTTACGCAAGATCATTTGTCAATTTTTTCTTTAATAAGCTCATCTGACATTATAGGTAAGTCGGTTATGTTGATATTGCTTGTTGTGTCCATTTGGTCATGGGCTATTATTTTAGATAAAATATTTAAGCTAATGCAAGTACAGCAAAGCATGAGGGCATTTGAAAATGTGTTTTGGTCAGGGGGAGTACTAGAACAGTTATATGAAAGTATAAAAAGATCGGTTAATAATCCGCTAGCTTTAATTTTCGTCTCAGCTATGAATGAGTGTAAAAGCTTAAATAGCAAAGGGCTTTCCGATGCACTTAAAAATAATCATAAAGAGCGTATAACTGGTGCAATGTACTTAGCTCAGAATAGAGAAATCGAAAAGCTTGAGAAAAATTTAAGCTTTTTGGCAACTGTTGGATCTAGTAGTCCATTTATAGGTTTGTTCGGTACTGTTTGGGGGATTATGCACGGCTTTCAGTCAATCGCTACTTCAAAAAATACTTCTCTTGCTGTAGTAGCCCCGGGGATTGCCGAGGCATTACTTGCAACGGCTATCGGTTTATTTACAGCTATTCCAGCAGTAATTTTTTACAACTATCTTATTTCCCGTATTACTCTTATCAACAATAAAATTGAAGATTTTATTAGTGAGTTAAATTCTATACTTTCCAAGGCAATTGATCAGGAGAAGATATAA
- the tolR gene encoding protein TolR: MAIKFAGSNRQSKRLVVSEINITPLVDVMLVLLIIFMITSPMLVSGVNVDLPDTNSSPISEQDEPLVVTINSKGEIFLLETPIERAYLTDKLANITKEKKDTRIFIRGDRNVSYGQVVEIVAEIHVAGFSRVSLISNIKNNEK; encoded by the coding sequence ATGGCTATAAAGTTTGCCGGAAGTAATAGACAAAGCAAAAGACTGGTAGTTAGCGAAATTAACATCACGCCGCTTGTTGATGTGATGCTTGTACTATTAATTATTTTCATGATCACTTCCCCAATGCTAGTTTCAGGCGTGAACGTGGATTTACCTGATACAAATTCTAGCCCGATTTCAGAGCAGGATGAACCGCTGGTTGTTACTATCAATAGCAAAGGTGAAATTTTCTTGCTTGAAACTCCTATAGAGAGAGCATATTTAACCGACAAGCTTGCAAATATCACCAAAGAAAAAAAGGATACTAGAATTTTTATAAGGGGCGATAGAAATGTCTCTTATGGGCAGGTAGTAGAGATAGTTGCTGAAATTCATGTTGCTGGATTTTCTCGTGTATCTCTCATTTCAAATATTAAAAATAATGAAAAGTAA
- a CDS encoding energy transducer TonB, which translates to MKSNDQKNRDNFTMFLSCSIVLHLLLLYFFFFSMPSLFEKLPEEQTITFEILPVSNKSNIITQTKQKESYIENEDAKKSEQSKPKEEKVKEIETKTVEEKSKIGETKTIEESKPEEVKELLPEKKEERQKQAEEKKKFEEKKDEITAKNPKKKPKEVKKKEPKTDELDSLLKNLEQSSEGDNVKSNKHKRSKKVDNVKGAKGVYTEGFPLSDSESSLIKQQIERHWSNIPAGVRGNNKVKVIISITLDKAGNVEQAKVREKICPNIPASVCEALADNAIRAVLQASPIENLDPARFNHWKEINFSFDPSKL; encoded by the coding sequence ATGAAAAGTAACGATCAAAAAAATAGGGATAATTTTACGATGTTCCTTAGTTGCTCTATTGTTCTGCACTTACTTCTTTTATATTTTTTTTTCTTCAGTATGCCCTCACTTTTTGAAAAATTACCGGAAGAGCAAACTATAACTTTTGAAATATTACCTGTTAGCAATAAATCAAACATTATCACTCAGACAAAACAAAAAGAATCCTATATAGAAAATGAAGATGCAAAAAAGTCTGAGCAGAGTAAGCCTAAAGAAGAAAAAGTAAAAGAAATCGAGACTAAAACAGTAGAAGAAAAGTCAAAAATAGGAGAGACAAAAACTATAGAAGAATCAAAGCCTGAAGAGGTAAAAGAGCTATTGCCTGAGAAAAAAGAAGAGAGGCAAAAACAAGCAGAAGAAAAGAAGAAATTTGAAGAAAAAAAAGATGAAATAACAGCTAAAAACCCTAAAAAAAAGCCAAAAGAGGTAAAGAAAAAAGAACCTAAAACTGATGAACTTGATTCTTTACTTAAGAATTTAGAGCAATCTTCGGAAGGAGATAATGTAAAATCCAATAAGCATAAAAGATCAAAAAAAGTTGATAATGTAAAAGGTGCTAAAGGTGTTTATACTGAAGGTTTTCCTCTTTCCGATAGTGAAAGCTCGCTAATAAAGCAACAGATTGAAAGACATTGGAGTAATATACCGGCAGGGGTTAGAGGTAATAATAAAGTAAAAGTCATTATTAGCATTACGCTAGATAAAGCGGGTAATGTTGAGCAGGCAAAAGTGCGAGAAAAAATATGTCCTAATATTCCAGCTAGCGTTTGTGAAGCTTTAGCGGATAATGCAATTAGAGCGGTATTGCAAGCAAGTCCTATCGAAAATCTTGATCCTGCACGTTTTAACCACTGGAAAGAAATTAATTTTAGTTTTGATCCAAGTAAGTTGTAG
- a CDS encoding HD domain-containing protein encodes MRDIEYWEKIFESCKYSDKLIKRILFLNTQVKQPIDIREVKKGIYYARKYHGAQMRQSGDPYYSHPIAVTLMVAEFVAKEVPKLFTFRMLQAALLHDTIEDTALTIEMIRNIFDEEVARHVEGLTRIKPCGKISAAENLNLLIKKKRYDTALIKLFDRIHNLQTLGAQSSEKAQKIVKETLKSFLVLSEMLEIPLVSELIYTECYKNNLKFNINDAFNKIINLDSFPFSQNKLLP; translated from the coding sequence ATGAGAGATATAGAGTATTGGGAAAAAATTTTTGAGAGCTGTAAGTATTCAGATAAATTAATCAAAAGGATTTTATTTTTAAATACCCAAGTAAAACAACCTATTGATATTAGAGAAGTTAAAAAAGGGATTTATTATGCTCGTAAATATCATGGTGCACAAATGCGTCAATCGGGTGACCCTTATTATTCTCATCCAATCGCAGTAACACTTATGGTAGCAGAATTTGTAGCAAAAGAAGTTCCTAAACTCTTTACTTTTAGAATGCTACAAGCTGCATTACTTCATGACACTATTGAAGATACTGCGCTTACTATAGAAATGATTCGCAACATTTTTGATGAAGAAGTAGCAAGACATGTAGAAGGTCTAACTAGAATTAAACCTTGTGGAAAAATTAGTGCAGCAGAAAATCTTAATTTATTAATTAAAAAAAAAAGATATGATACTGCTCTTATAAAACTGTTTGATCGAATACATAATTTGCAAACTTTAGGCGCTCAATCGTCTGAAAAAGCTCAGAAAATAGTTAAAGAGACATTAAAAAGCTTTCTAGTTTTAAGTGAAATGCTTGAAATACCTTTAGTTTCAGAGCTGATATATACTGAATGTTATAAAAATAATTTGAAGTTTAATATAAACGATGCTTTTAATAAAATTATAAACCTCGATTCTTTTCCATTTTCTCAAAATAAGTTACTCCCATGA
- a CDS encoding MFS transporter, translating into MLGYEQEQKSLSKEQKQAVGLLSIGTFLEYFDLMLYVHMAVLLNNLFFPEYDPFTFSLLTAFSFCSTYLLRPIGALIFGYIGDHFGRKVVVVLTTLLMAITCVIIGSMLTYAQIGITASWVLTICRIIQGMSATAEARGAELYLTENSAPPIQYPLVAIITVFSAVGTTVALGIASIFTNQNIYQHESSWRIAFFVGATIAFVGTIARTSLKEADAFSNKKHKLKLRLQDNNIMLEEIDKDILDQKVPNATSIWYFFIQCARPPCFYFVYIYCGDILKRECGFTPNQIINQNFWVSIVDLLGIISLAFISYKIHPLKILKVKLYLFFISLIFFPIMLNYNPTPLYIFIFQCLAALFVFDHVPAAPIFYKYFPVFKRFTYTSMLSAIAKLFTYIITSFGLVYITSYLGYWGLFSIFIPIGITFFMGVTYFEKMEKNRGL; encoded by the coding sequence ATGTTAGGCTACGAACAAGAACAAAAAAGTTTAAGTAAAGAACAAAAACAAGCTGTTGGATTACTGTCTATAGGTACATTTCTAGAGTATTTTGATCTTATGCTTTATGTGCATATGGCAGTACTTTTAAATAATTTATTTTTTCCAGAATATGATCCTTTCACTTTTTCCTTGCTTACTGCCTTTTCTTTCTGTTCTACCTATTTGCTGAGACCTATAGGAGCATTAATATTTGGGTATATAGGCGATCATTTTGGACGTAAGGTTGTAGTTGTTTTAACTACTTTATTAATGGCTATTACTTGTGTGATTATAGGTAGCATGCTAACATATGCACAGATAGGTATAACAGCCTCTTGGGTTCTTACTATATGTCGCATAATTCAAGGTATGTCGGCAACTGCAGAAGCGCGAGGCGCAGAGTTATATCTAACTGAAAATTCAGCTCCTCCTATACAATATCCATTAGTGGCAATTATAACTGTATTTTCTGCCGTAGGCACCACGGTAGCACTAGGTATTGCATCAATTTTTACTAATCAAAATATTTATCAACATGAATCAAGTTGGCGTATAGCCTTTTTCGTTGGTGCAACTATTGCTTTTGTAGGTACTATTGCAAGGACTAGTTTAAAAGAAGCGGATGCATTTTCAAATAAAAAACACAAATTAAAACTAAGACTTCAAGACAATAATATTATGCTTGAAGAAATTGACAAAGATATTCTAGATCAAAAAGTTCCGAACGCGACTTCTATTTGGTATTTCTTTATCCAGTGTGCTAGACCGCCGTGTTTTTATTTTGTGTATATATACTGTGGCGATATATTAAAAAGAGAATGTGGATTTACTCCGAATCAAATTATAAATCAAAATTTTTGGGTATCTATAGTAGATTTACTTGGTATTATCAGTCTTGCATTTATTAGCTATAAAATCCATCCTTTAAAAATATTAAAAGTAAAGTTATATCTATTTTTTATCTCTCTCATTTTTTTCCCTATAATGTTAAATTATAATCCTACCCCTTTATATATTTTTATTTTTCAATGTTTAGCTGCATTATTCGTATTTGATCACGTACCAGCAGCACCTATATTTTATAAGTATTTTCCAGTTTTTAAGAGATTTACATATACTAGTATGCTAAGTGCAATAGCAAAATTATTTACTTATATTATAACATCATTTGGTTTAGTTTATATTACTAGTTATTTAGGGTATTGGGGGTTATTTTCAATTTTTATTCCGATAGGTATCACTTTCTTCATGGGAGTAACTTATTTTGAGAAAATGGAAAAGAATCGAGGTTTATAA
- a CDS encoding HlyD family type I secretion periplasmic adaptor subunit: MHDLKHNKPQITQEQLKQLLSLRADELSLKGQISKHKTLINTILKKTSYAIEFLLVKLDRFINFITKKTDKDRNNVAQAARSPILFGIYVIIFLVSIGGLWSALAPLDSGSVAIGIVIPSTNKKILQHHEGGIINTIYVKQGDKVKEGDKLIELEETRIKSEHENILGQYRNFLATENRLIAERDNLEQIEFSDFLMQDINLPEVAKIIHTQENLFRSRKEVYNSEKDALYQRIAQLEKKIEGLEAKKVAAIKTTEVYQDRLKALRTLKEKGFVQKAVLLDQEAKVAASKSDVATIEAEIAGIYHTITESQISIINLQNKYTEKTLTELRDAQVQTASLKEKYNSLTDSLNRVIIRSPVEGIVNNLKYHTIGGVIGPGQTIMEISPINDPLIIEAKVSQKNIDAVHEGLVAKIRFSAFKSRTTPTFTGKVVSISPDIVQDERQHLGQQQDNYYVARVEINMDEFNKVAKIKNLTLHPGMQAEVQIVTGTRTLLRYLLDPVTDTAFKAFREK; the protein is encoded by the coding sequence ATGCATGACTTAAAACATAATAAACCTCAAATTACTCAGGAACAATTAAAACAATTATTATCTTTAAGAGCAGATGAATTAAGCCTTAAAGGTCAAATCTCTAAACATAAAACTTTAATAAATACTATATTAAAGAAAACTTCTTATGCTATAGAATTCCTATTAGTAAAGCTTGATAGGTTTATTAATTTTATTACCAAGAAAACGGATAAAGATCGTAATAACGTAGCACAAGCTGCAAGATCACCTATACTTTTCGGTATTTATGTTATTATCTTTTTAGTATCGATAGGCGGATTATGGTCGGCTCTTGCACCTCTTGATAGCGGCTCTGTAGCTATCGGTATAGTAATACCAAGCACTAATAAAAAAATACTCCAACATCATGAAGGCGGAATAATTAATACTATTTACGTTAAGCAAGGTGATAAAGTAAAAGAAGGCGATAAGTTAATAGAGCTTGAAGAAACTAGAATAAAAAGTGAGCATGAAAATATTCTTGGTCAGTATCGTAATTTTTTAGCAACTGAAAATCGTTTAATTGCCGAACGTGATAATTTAGAACAAATTGAATTTTCTGATTTTCTAATGCAAGATATAAACTTGCCGGAAGTAGCTAAAATAATTCATACCCAGGAAAATTTATTTAGATCTAGAAAAGAAGTATATAACTCAGAGAAAGATGCATTATATCAACGTATTGCTCAACTCGAGAAAAAAATTGAAGGTTTAGAAGCAAAAAAAGTTGCGGCTATTAAAACAACTGAAGTTTATCAAGACCGTTTAAAAGCTTTAAGAACGCTAAAAGAAAAAGGCTTTGTACAAAAAGCAGTCTTATTAGACCAAGAGGCAAAAGTTGCTGCTTCAAAAAGCGACGTTGCAACAATTGAAGCTGAAATAGCTGGAATATATCATACTATTACCGAAAGCCAAATTAGTATTATAAACCTACAAAATAAATATACTGAAAAAACTTTAACAGAGCTGCGTGATGCACAAGTACAAACTGCAAGCCTGAAAGAAAAATATAATTCCTTAACGGATTCGCTTAATCGTGTGATAATCAGATCACCTGTTGAGGGTATAGTTAATAATTTAAAATATCATACAATTGGCGGTGTAATAGGTCCTGGACAAACTATTATGGAAATTTCGCCAATTAATGATCCACTAATAATAGAAGCAAAGGTATCTCAAAAAAATATTGATGCAGTACATGAGGGGTTAGTTGCAAAAATACGTTTCAGTGCATTTAAATCAAGAACAACTCCAACATTTACTGGTAAAGTGGTGAGTATATCCCCTGATATAGTACAAGATGAAAGACAGCATCTGGGACAACAACAAGATAATTATTATGTTGCAAGAGTTGAAATCAATATGGATGAATTTAATAAAGTTGCTAAAATTAAAAATCTTACTCTACACCCCGGTATGCAAGCTGAAGTGCAAATTGTAACAGGTACAAGAACACTACTTAGATATTTACTTGATCCCGTTACCGATACTGCATTTAAAGCTTTTAGAGAAAAATAG